Proteins encoded within one genomic window of Kibdelosporangium phytohabitans:
- a CDS encoding HAD family hydrolase, whose amino-acid sequence MGILHVFDMDGTLLGGTTASVQVARVLGAVDDLTVLEARFAAGEVDTRGFAVAVHEMWRDLTPAVVAAAFAASPWLTGIPEVCADIRRRGEWSAVITMSPDFFASHLLNLGFDEVVASRFPAPPFAEPIDPAGILTPDDKVTIVEDLRNRYGLPRSRCIAYGDSMSDEPLFRHLDMTVAVNADHHLQGLATTCYQGNNLAEAYDLARALIPSHTNTIKPSTGKCQS is encoded by the coding sequence GTGGGGATCTTGCACGTCTTCGACATGGACGGCACGTTGCTCGGCGGAACCACGGCCAGCGTGCAGGTGGCCAGGGTGTTGGGCGCCGTCGACGACCTGACTGTCCTGGAAGCTCGATTCGCCGCGGGTGAGGTGGATACGCGCGGGTTCGCTGTCGCCGTCCACGAGATGTGGCGGGACTTGACACCCGCGGTCGTGGCGGCCGCGTTCGCGGCCAGTCCGTGGCTGACCGGGATCCCGGAAGTGTGTGCCGACATCCGCCGTCGGGGCGAGTGGTCGGCGGTGATCACCATGTCCCCGGACTTCTTCGCCTCACACCTGCTCAATCTAGGGTTCGACGAGGTCGTGGCCTCGCGGTTCCCGGCACCGCCCTTCGCCGAACCGATCGATCCAGCAGGGATCCTGACCCCCGACGACAAGGTCACCATCGTTGAGGACCTTCGCAACCGCTACGGACTGCCCCGATCCCGTTGCATCGCATACGGCGACTCGATGTCCGACGAACCTCTGTTCCGCCACCTGGACATGACAGTCGCGGTCAACGCCGACCACCATCTCCAAGGACTCGCCACCACCTGTTATCAGGGCAACAACCTCGCCGAAGCCTACGATCTCGCCCGCGCGCTCATCCCGTCGCACACCAACACCATC